Genomic segment of Peribacillus frigoritolerans:
AAACGTTCAACTAAAGCTTTTTTAGCTTCTTCCTCAATGTTTGGACGGATGATATACATAATTTCGTATTTTCTCATCACTGTCACCTCCTTTTGGTCTAAGCGGCCCAATTGGGCAAGGAGCAATTATTTATAATTACTCACAAGATAAAATTATAGCATAGTTAAAGAGGCTTTGCAACGAACGGTTCGACTTATTACAATTAATTGTAATCTAATGATTCAAGTCGCAAAAAAGACCCTACATATGGAACGGTAGGGTCCTCAGACTGCATACAAACTCGATAATCATTGAGTTTGTATGCACTCTTTTTTAGGTTTTTAAAATTTGACCGTTGATTTCCACTTCAGGCACTCGCTTTCCGCAGGAGTCTCGTACCTTCCGTTCCAATCAACTTTGTTCTAGCATTAAGATAGAACTCCTTTTGCCCACAGTCTTTTTTGTTTTAAAATAAATGGATTAAAACTGAGGAAATAAGGGTCTTTGAATCTTAAACGTTAAAACGGAAATGGATAACATCGCCATCGTTAACGATGTATTCTTTTCCTTCCAAACGGACTTTACCCGCTTCTTTTGCGGCACCATGACTGCCCGCTTCAAGTAAATCGGTATAAGAAACCGTCTCGGCACGGATGAAACCACGTTCGAAGTCCGTGTGAATGACTCCGGCACATTGAGGGGCTTTCATTCCTTTGCGGAATGTCCAAGCACGCACTTCCTGTACACCAGCTGTAAAGTATGTTGCCAATCCAAGCAGATTATAAGAAGCACGGATCAACTGATCAAGACCTGACTCCTCAATGCCAAGTTCAGATAGGAACATTTCCTTTTCTTCACCTTCAAGCTCTGCAATTTCTTCTTCGATTTTGGCACAAATCACGATTACTTCGGCATTTTCCTTCGCAGCATATTCACGAACTTGCTGTACATATTCATTATCGTCAGCATTCGCCACTTCATCTTCGCTCACGTTCGCTACGTAAAGCGTCGGCTTCGCTGTAAGTAAATGCATGCCCTTCACGATTTTTTGCTGCTCTTCAGTAAACTCAACGGAACGTGCAGGCTTTTCATCTTCCAAAGCTTCTTTTAAAGCCACAAGGATTTCATGTTCTGCAACAGCGGCTTTATCTTTTTGCTTGGCCATTTTTCCGACACGGTCGATGCGTTTGACAACAGATTCCAAATCGGCAAGGATCAATTCAAGGTTGATGACTTCAATATCATCGATTGGATTTACTTTTCCGGAAACATGGGTAATGTTATCGTCAGCAAAGCAACGGACGACTTGACAAATGGCATCCACTTGACGGATGTGGGAAAGGAATTTATTACCCAATCCTTCTCCTTTACTTGCTCCTTTTACAATCCCGGCGATATCCGTGAATTCAAAAGCTGTCGGAACCGTCTTTTTCGGTTTAACCAATTCAGTCAATTTTTGCAGACGGTGATCTGGCACTTCCACGATCCCGACATTAGGGTCGATCGTACAGAAAGGATAGTTGGCAGATTCCGCACCTGCCTGAGTAATTGCATTAAATAAAGTGGATTTACCTACGTTAGGCAAACCGACTATACCAGCTGTTAAAGCCATTTATATTTCACTCCTTCAAGATGATTCGTACATATGGGAAAAGAACTGATCTTCTATAAAGACCATCCAATTACCTAAACCTTTCCCAATTATAGATTTCGCTTCCTAAAAAGACAAGTAAATCATGAGAAACGCCGGACCACTTTCACTCCCCAAAAAAAAGCATGATCACTCCTCATGCTTTTGCAGAACTTTTTTCATTTTCTTCGCGAATTCACGTCGGGGCAGCATCACGCTATGACCGCACCCTTCACATTTTATCCGGATATCCATTCCGAGCCGTATAATTCTCCACTTATTCACTCCACACGGATGTGGTTTCTTCATTTCCACAATATCCTTAAGTGCAAATTCCTTTTCTTCCATAACCATGAGCCCCCTAACTCCTATGACTCGCTGCCATTGTACGTAGATTTAATCCCACTTGAATCAAGCGCAGCACTTATTTCATTTCTTAATATCCTGCTGATTTCGATGTGATGCATCGGCTTTGTTTCCGCTTTAACCCGAAAGACGATTTCTTCAGGACTGATTTTTTCAATTCCCAAAAATTCTGGTGCTTTAACCAGGGCTTCGTATTTGCCTTCCATACTGTTTAAAAGATCAATCAGCACCTTCTCGGCACGCTCGACCGATCCATCGTTAGGTATGGTCACATCAACAACAGCCATACTATTTAAAATGGAATAATTCGTGACCTGGATGATGCTGCCGTTGGGTATGAAGTGCAATTCCCCTGCACCGCTTTTAATTTTCGTAGTACGAAGCCCGATTTCAATGACTTCCCCTTCAAAATTATTGATTTTAATATAATCCCCAACCGAGAAATGATCTTCAAAAATCACGAAAAACCCAGTAATTATATCCTTGACCAAACTTTGGGCACCAAACCCAACCGCCAAACCGAGAACACCGGCACCAGCGAGTAATGGCATTACTTCAAGTCCAAAAATATCCAGAATCATTATCATGGCAATGAAATTGATGATATAGGTAATGATATTTTCCAGCAATTTAATGAGTGTCGCTTCCCTGCGCTCCGATACCCGAAGGGGACTTCTTAAACGTGCTTTGAAAAATTTATTCAGAATAGTCTTTCCTATTGTAATAATAATACGCGATAACAACAGAATAAGGAAGATTTTAATAATGCCCTCACCCATCCGCAACCATATCTTTTCATCCAATATCTCATTTGTAACGTTATCATAAATGCGATCCATCTTTTCCTCCTGCCTAATGCAAATAACTGCAAAACTATTATATCTTCTATATGTTTTTTTCCCATATAGACGTATTCCTCTACCCTCCATGCATGGAGATAACCATGAAATAGAGAGATTTTCTCTATTTTATCAATAAAAAATGGTTTCTGTACAAAAAAATTATGGGTATATAGGTAAAAGATTTAGAAGGTTTTTCCCAGATATTCAAGTAATTATTTACTAGAAAGTATAAAGGAAAGTAATTGATAGAGGATAAGCGACGATTCATATCCCCTTCAACTATTGGCATGTTCTACAAAAAATTCCCTCATCCATTATGTTAAATACCGTATATTTTCCCCTTTTTATCCGTATACTGTAATACCAAATAAAGTAAAGGAGTTGAGCCGATGAATCTGAATTCTAGTCTATTTAATAATAATAAAAATAGATTGAGTCGCATCCTGCATGAAGATACGGATGCATCCAAACAAATTTCCCAGGAATTGATCAACCTCCTACCTACCGGAAAGCTTCAACCAATCGTCATCGTCTGTATAGGCACAGACCGTTCCACAGGCGATTCACTCGGACCACTTGTCGGCACTCTGCTTAGTGAAAAAGCTGAAAACGGTTCTTCTTCATTCCATGTTTATGGAACTCTGGATGACCCTATACATGCGATGAATTTACAGGAAAAATTAAATGAAATCAAAAAGATGCATGCCAATCCATTTATAGTCGGAATCGATGCTTGCTTAGGGAAAATGAAAAGCGTCGGCATAGTTCAAATCGGCCAGGGACCAGTGAAGCCAGGTGCAGGGGTCAATAAAGATCTTCCTTCCGTTGGAAATGCCCATATTACAGGAATCGTGAATGTAAGTGGATTCATGGAGTTTATGGTCTTGCAGAACACTCGTCTTAATCTTGTGCTAAAAATGGCCAAAACCATTGCCGAAGGGATTCATGAAGCACAAAATCATTATCCAATAAAACCTACCATCACTCCTTTCACATGGTCATTCAAGCAAGAAAAAACCCTTTGATCGATTTTTGCTTATGATAAAAAAGAAGGAAGGGGTCATCCCCTTCCTTCTTTTTTATACATAATACATGAAAGTAACCAGAATGGCGGTGATCATTATGCCTGGAAGCAGATTCGCCACCCTTATTTTGGTGACACCGATAATATTCAAGCCAATTGCCAAAATCATGACTCCCCCAGTTGCCGTCATTTCCAATATGAAGGAATCCATTAAAGCAGTTGGGATCATCGTATTGATCTGCCTTGAAAAAATCGCCATTAACCCCTCATAAAGAATGATCGGAAATGCTGAAAAAAGTACACCTATGCCGAGAGTGCTGGCAAGGACCAATGCTGTAAATCCATCGATGATCGCTTTTGTTATCAAAACGTCATGATCATTCCGGATACCGCTATCCAGGGCACCGATAATGGCCATCGCCCCAATGCCAAATATGAGCGTAGCCGTTACAAACCCCTGAGATATCGAAGATCCTTCCTTCGCTTTCATCCTGCGTTCAAGCCAATTTCCTAAAGAATTAAGCTTAGCCTCAAGATTCATCCATTCACCAAGGACAGCCCCTCCGACAATACTTAAAATGACAACAAGGAAATTATCACTTTTAAACCCCATCTGCAAACCTAAGACCATGACAGCCAAACCGATGCCGCTCATGACCGTTTCTTTTATCTTTTCAGGTATATGTTGTAAAAACATTCCTAAAATCGAACCGATTAAAATGCAGGCACCATTCACCAAGGCCCCTAATAATACCATCTCATCCACCTAATTTTCTGCATAAGTCGTCACGATCTTTTCATAAAGGCGATCTAAGAGGAAAGGTTCTCTTGATCGATCAAGTTCAAAATTCTCTCTAAATCTTCTTTTGAAAAGAATTCAATTTCTATTTTTCCTTTTTTCTTGCTTTGTTTTATCGTTACGCTCGTCCCTAGTCTTTCACGCAGACTTGTCTCCCGTTGCTTTATGAATATATCTTTTTTCTCTTGTTTCTTAGGTTTGGTTTCACGTGAAACGGTATCATTCAATTGATGTATATATTGCTCTAGCTGTCTGACATTCATACCTTCTTTGAGGATTTTATCCACTACCGGCTTAAGCATCTCTTTTTTCTTTAAACCTAGCAATGCCCGTCCATGCCCCATGGAAATTTCCCCGTCCGAGATATATCTCCTAATCCCTTCAGGCAAAGAAAGTAATCTAACATGGTTTGCTATATGGGGCCGGCTTTTACCCAGCCGATTGGCCAACTGCTCCTGAGTAATTTCCAATTTTTCAAGAAGTGTTTGGTAAGCAACGGCTTCCTCGATCGGATTCAAATCCTCCCGTTGCAGGTTTTCCAAAATCGCCAGTTCCATCATCTGCTGTTCGCTCAATTTCCTCACAACGACCGGAACTGTATTTAAACCAGCTTCTTTGGCAGCTCGGTAACGCCTTTCCCCAGCCACAATTTCATATCCCTTAATGCTTTCCCGGGCAATAATCGGCTGTAATATCCCGTGTTCCATGATGGATTGCTTTAATTCCTCTATAGCTTCAAGCCGAAAGTTCTTTCGGGGCTGATAAGGATTTGGCCTTAATTCCCTTACTTTGATTTCGCGCACGATTTCATCTTTACTGATCTCCCCACTGTTGAAAAGTGCGTTAAGTCCTTTGCCAAGTCCTTTAGCCATTTGATACCACTTCCTTTGCCAGTTCTAGATAGACCTCCGCCCCACGTGACTTTGGATCATATATAATTATCGGTTCTCCATGGCTCGGTGCTTCACTCAAACGGACATTGCGGGGAATGATGGTTTGATAGACTTTATCCTGAAAGTATTTTTTTACTTCTTCTATGACCTGGAGACCTAGATTTGTTCTTGCATCCAACATCGTCAAAAGCACACCCTCGATTTTCAAATCATGGTTTAAATGCTTTTGGACGAGGCGGACCGTATTCAATAGTTGACTCAAACCTTCCAATGCATAATATTCACATTGTACCGGAATCAAAACTGCATCAGCGGCCGTTAAGGCATTAAGCGTAAGCAAACCCAATGATGGAGGGCAGTCAATCACAATGTAATCATATTGGCTTTGCACCTCTTCTAATGCCCTTTTTAATCGGACTTCCCTTGAGATGGTTGGAACAAGTTCAATTTCTGCACCTGCAAGTTGAATTGTCGCAGGTATGGCATATAGGTTTTCTACCTTTGTTTCCATGATAACGGTACTGGCCTCGACATCATCAACCAATACATCATAAATACATTGTTCCACATCTGCTTTGTCGATACCTGCACCGCTTGTCGCATTTCCCTGCGGATCAATATCGACCATTAAGACTTTCTGTCCTATATATGCAAGACAAGCACTTAGACTGACAGAAGTTGTCGTTTTTCCAACACCGCCCTTTTGATTGGCAATGGCGAGAATCTTCCCCACGAATTCACCTGCTTTCAACTATCTTCATCACGCTATATCTACTGATTTGTACCGTAAATCCAGTTATTTCTTTCTATTTTATCATGAATGTTACTGGAAGAAATCGTTTTCTGAAATTCCGCTTAAAATTTCAAATACACCTAAAAGCATTAAAAACCCGGGGAAAGTTGAATGTTTTCAAGGCGGAAAATGCCAGTTTTGGAGTGAAAATAAAAAAGCTTGGTAATCGAAGACTACCAAGCGGGCTAAGGATAGGGAATCAAGTTTTTTTCTTGGGTATTTTAATCGTGAACTGATAATACTCCTCGAATTCTTCTTCCTCTGCATCCAAATTTATTCCATTGTCTGTAACCATATTGAGTGATTGGCGTATGGTATTCACGGCAATCCTCATGTCTTTACTAAACGCTTTTCGCTTAGGTTTCGGCTTCTGCACAGTACCCGTCAGGAGCTTGACGACTTGCTCTTCGGTCTGCTTGACGTTCAACCCTTTTTCGATGATTTCCACAAGCAGTTTAAGCTGCTTTTCAGGACTCTTTAACGGTATCAACGAACGGGCATGGCGTTCCGTAATTTGCTTTTGAAGAAGTGCATCCTGAACCTCCTGTGGCAGCTTAAGCAGCCGAAGCTTATTCGCCACGGTAGATTGACCTATTCCCAGTCTTTGTGCCAGCGCTTCTTGGGTTAAACTATGCAGCTCCAATAGTTTTCCGTAAGCCAAAGCTTCTTCAATCGGTGTCAGTTCTTCACGCTGAAGGTTTTCTATCAGCGCGACGGAAGCCGTTTCTGTATCGGTGAAATCCTTGATTATAGCAGGTGCCAGTTCCCAGCCAAGCTTTTGCATGGCCCGGAAACGACGCTCACCTGCAATGATTTCATATTTTCCCTGACCATAAGCCCTTACTACAATTGGTTGAATGATCCCATGAGTATGAATCGTTTGAGCCAATTCAGCAATTTTATCGTCATTAAAAACGGTCCTTGGTTGAAATCGATTAGGCACAATATCAGAAATGGAAATTTTTCTTATCTCTTCATTATTATTGCTAGGTGTCTCCATCTCTAGTTGCTCTTCTTCTTTTTCGCCAAACCCAAAGAACCGCGAAAAAGGATGCTTCATCTTCCTACACCACCTTTTAAAACTCCCAAATAACATATTCTCTATTTAAAGGACAAGTCCTGCATACATTTCCCGACATGGTTATACATATGGCCCTTCACTGTAAAAAACATGTCGACTGGCGCCATCAAGGTAATAATGAGGAATGGAAGGCCAGTTATTATGGATATCGGCCGGCATTCCCTAGACTATTTCCCTGAATCAGCCAGCACAGGGCACACGTTTTAACATGTACCTAATGCCTTTGTTGGCAAATGCAGTATTGAGTGAAAATAATAAGTTCATACATTTATAGTAAAAGAAAATAAGGGCAAGTACCAGCCATGTATTTGAATCATCTGCGCTTACTATGAAAACATACTCCTCTTGCAAAGATTATTCAATAGGCTGTTTATTTGGTGTCCCTGGTTTTCTCGGGTATTTTTTAGGAGTCTTCTTCACTTTTTTTACAGTAATGATGTTTCTTTCACTATTTTCCTCTGGCAATGTGAAAGGATGAATTTCTTCGATTTCTCCGCCTAATGTAAAAATGGCCTTCTTCCCAGTGTCCATTTCATCTTGTGCACTAGCCGCTTTCATTGCAATGAACGTCCCATCCGGTTTAACAAGCGGCAAACATAGTTCACTTAAAACGGACATCCTGGCTACCGCCCTTGCCATGACAATATCATAGGATTCGCGATGCTCCGGTTTTTGGGCGAAGGTTTCAGCCCGGTCATGATAGAAGGAAACTCCCTTTAATTGCAAGGAATCCGCAAGGTGATTCAAAAAAGAAATTCGCTTATTCAAGGAATCCACAATCGAGACGTGGATATCAGGGAAACAAATCTTCAAGGGAATACTCGGAAATCCAGCTCCAGCCCCAACATCGCAAATTCGATATGATTTATTAAAGTCAAAATAGAAGGCTGCACTGATTGAATCATAAAAATGCTTCAGATAAACTTCTTCTTTATCAGTGATGGCTGTTAAGTTCATCTTTTCGTTCCATTCCACCAATAATCGATAATAAGTGTCAAACTGATCAAGCTGTTGAGGAGATAGCTCGATTCCTTTCTCCAGCAGTGCTTGTTGGAACTGTTCAATATTCATGTCTGCTTCAATCCTTTTCGGGTATTTCCATTACTGAGATACTCTGGCGATCTTACCTTGTTCCAAATAAACAAGCAAAATGGAAACATCAGCGGGATTCACACCTGAAATTCTTGAAGCCTGAGCTACTGATAGCGGGTGGACCTGCTTTAACTTTTGACGTGCTTCCGTTGCAAGACCAGAAATTGCATCATAATCGATATTCTCTGGAATCTTTTTATTCTCCATTTTTTTCAGGCGATCGACTTGCTGCAAGGATTTTTCGATATATCCTTCATACTTGATCTGGATTTCGACCTGTTCCGTCACTTCATCGCTCAGTTCGACATCACTTGGCGCCAACTTCTGAATGTGGGAATAATCCATTTCAGGCCGTTTCAATAAATCGGAGGCACGGATTCCATCCTTCAACTCACTGCCGCCGCTTGCAGTAATGACTTCTTGAACCTCTTTGGTCGGTTTGATGAAGTTTGATTTCAGTCGTTCCTTTTCCATTTCAACCGCTTCTTTTTTCATAAGGAAACGATTGTAGCGTTCTTCTTTGATCATCCCGATATTGAATCCAATTTCCGTTAAGCGTAAATCGGCATTATCATGACGCAATAATAAACGGTATTCTGCACGCGAAGTCAGCAAACGGTATGGTTCATTCGTACCTTTCGTCACAAGGTCATCAATGAGAACACCAATATAGGCATCCGAACGGCTTAAAATCAGTTCTTCTTTACCCATTGCATTCAATCCTGCATTAATACCGGCCATCAATCCTTGTCCTGCTGCTTCCTCGTAGCCGGATGTCCCGTTAATTTGGCCAGCAGTATACAGATTTTTGATTTTCTTCGTTTCAAGTGTAGGCCATAGCTGCGTAGGAACGATAGCATCATATTCAATTGCATATCCAGCACGCATCATTTCCGCCTTTTCAAGTCCTGGAATTGTTTGCAGGATTTTCACTTGTACATCTTCAGGCAGACTGGTGGATAAACCTTGCACATAAACTTCCTTTGTATTGCGGCCTTCAGGTTCCAGGAAGATTTGATGCCGTGGTTTATCATTAAAACGAACGACTTTATCTTCTATCGATGGACAATATCGCGGTCCGGTTCCTTTAATCATTCCGGAATACATTGGCGAACGGTGCAGATTTTCATCAATGAGCTGATGTGTCCCCTCATTCGTGTATGTCAACCAGCATGGCAATTGATCCGTTATGAACTTTGTCGTTTCATAAGAAAATGCGCGTGGCACTTCATCGCCAGGCTGAATTTCCGTTTTGCTGTAATCTATGGAAGAGCTATTCACTCGTGGCGGCGTTCCTGTTTTAAAACGGACCAAGTCAAATCCTAACTGCTCTAAATGTTCAGAAAGCCTGATGGAAGGCTGCTGGTTATTTGGGCCGCTTGAATATTTCAGTTCCCCTAAAATGATTTCACCGCGTAAATATGTTCCCGTCGTGATTACGACAGTTTTCGCACGGTACACCGCTCCTGTTTTAGTGATGACACCCGTACATACGTCGTTTTCAACAATTAATTCTTCTACCATTCCTTGAATCAATGTCAAATTTTCTTGGTCTTCTATCGTTTTTTTCATTTCTTGCTGATAGAGAAATTTATCTGCCTGCGCCCGCAGCGCACGAACAGCCGGACCTTTAGCCGTATTGAGCATCCTCATTTGAATATGGGTCTTGTCGATATTCCTTCCCATTTCACCGCCTAAAGCGTCAATTTCCCTAACGACTATCCCTTTTGCCGGCCCGCCAACGGAGGGATTGCATGGCATAAAGGCGACCATATCCAAATTAATGGTGATCATCAACGTTTTAGCTCCTACTCTTGCAGCTGCAAGGCCTGCCTCACTGCCAGCATGACCGGCACCAATAACAATGACATCATAGCTACCTGCTTCGTATTGCATATCCTTTTCCTCCTTTTACGCTTATTTTCCTAAACAAAATTGAGAGAACAATTGGTTGATCAAATTATCCTGAACGCTTTCGCCAATGATTTCTCCAAGGATCTCCCAGGCTTTCGTGAAATCGATTTGAACCAAATCAACCGGCGTACCCATTTCAATAGCATCGATTGCATCTTCGATAGACTGTAATGCCTGTCCCAGCAAAGCTATATGCCTTGCATTGGAAACATACGTCAGGTCTCCCGTTTCTAAAGAACCTTCAAAAAATAAAGAAGCGATGGCTTCTTCCAATTCATCGACCCCTCGATCCTCCAGTAATGAAGTGGAAACAACTTTATGGGATGCCGCCTTTTCCTTAACCTTTGCCATATCGATTTTTTGTGGAAGGTCGGTTTTATTGATGATAACGATAACATCCATTCCCTCAACCGCTTGAAACAATTTCTCATCTTCGGCAGTGAAATCATCGGAATAGTTCAATACAAGCAATATTAAATCAGCCTCTTTTAATACTGCACGAGACCGTTCAACTCCAATTCGTTCAACGATATCTTCCGTTTCGCGAATTCCTGCTGTATCGACGAGTTTAAGCGGTACACCGCGAACATTGACATACTCTTCAATTACGTCACGTGTTGTACCTGGAATATCAGTGACAATCGCTTTATTTTCATGAACTAAGCTGTTAAGCAAAGAAGATTTTCCGACATTAGGGCGCCCAATGATAACGGTCGCAAGCCCATCCCTAAGTATCTTACCCTGTTGGGCCGTGTGAAGCAGCTTCTCTATTTCATTCTTCACATAACTGCCCTTTTCCAAAAATAAACGATGCGTCATTTCTTCGACATCATCATATTCCGGATAATCTATATTAACCTCGACTTGAGCGAGGGTCTGTAAAATTTCCTGACGCAGATTTTGGATTAATTTCGAAAGCCGGCCTTCCATTTGACCTAATGCAACATTCATCGCTTTATCCGTTTTAGCGCGGATTAAATCCATAACGGCCTCAGCTTGAGAAAGATCGATCCTGCCATTCAAAAAAGCCCGTTTCGTAAATTCACCAGGTTCCGCTAAACGAGCACCTTGTGAGAGAATGAGCTGTAATACCCGATTGACCGAAACGATTCCACCGTGACAATTTATTTCAACTACATCTTCCCTTGTAAATGTCTTTGGACCCATCATGACCGAAACCATGACTTCCTCTATGATTTCACCTGTTTTTGGCTGGATAAGGTGGCCATAATGAATCGTGTGTGATTTCACATCAAGCAATCCTTTTCCACCTGGTCCTTTAAAGATCCTGTCGGCTATTTCTATGGCCTCATCACCGCTGATTCTAACGATGGCGATTGCCCCTTCCCCTAAGGGAGTAGAGATAGCGGTGATTGTATCGAATTCCATGCTTTCACCTCTTATATATTGATGTTTCTATTTTTTTCTGATATTAAAATCGTCGAATCCCTAAATTACTACAATACCACAGTATATTGATGAAAAAAAGTAGATACTCCTTCCTCTCGAGAGTTATCCACATGCCGTCAATCCATATTCTGTAACATCTATTTTAACTTATCCACATGTGAATAACAAATATCGTCCGCTTCCCTTTACGGATCAAGAATATATATTCGACACACATTGATAGCAAGGCCTAAAAAAAAAGAACCCCTGCTTAAAAGCAGAAGGTTCATTTAAGTGGAGTAATGACTAAGTGGCGATAAGGTTCCGTCCCACTTGAAGTCGTTTTTATTTTTGGATAATCCAAGAGAGCATTATGGATGACCTTTCGTTCATAGGATGGCATCGGCTCAAGTGAAACAGCTTTACCTGTTTTCATGGCTTTATTTGCCATTCTTTCGGCCAATTGGATTAAAGTGTCATTGCGGCGATTTCGATAATCTTCTGCATCTACAGTAATATTCAAAAACTGCTTCGAATATCGATTTGCAACCAGCTGTGCTAAATACTGAAGTGAATTTAGTGTTTGACCCCTTTTTCCAATCAATAAGGCAATTTTATCACCTGATAAATGGAATGTTACATTCTTACCTTTACGGGTGACATCAATTTGTGCATTGACTCCCATTTCCACGCTGACATTCTTCAAAAATCCCAGTGTCTCTTCAATGGGATCGGCAGGCAAGGTCACATGGACGATTGCCTTCCTTGCACCAAATAAACCAAAAAATCCTTTTTTGCCTTCATCTTCTATTTCAATCTCCACGCGATCTTTAGTGCTGTTCAGTTGAGCTAAAGCTAAATTTACTGCTTCTTCGACAGATTGTCCTGTAGCAGTTACTTTTTTCACTTTTTCTTTGCCCCTCCCGCGTTTTCCGCAGCTGCTTTTCTAAGATCCGGACCTTTGATGAAATATGTTTGAACGATACCAAAAAGGTTACCAACTACCCAGTAAAGAGAAAGAGCAGCGGGGAAATTAATAGCAAATACAACAATCATGATTGGCATGATGTAAAGCATCATCGTCATTTGTGCCGCCATTTGTGGATTGGAGTTCATTCCAACCATGGACATCTTTTGCTGGATAAAAGTCGTGATACCTGCAACGACCGGTAAAATATAATAAGGATCCGGGGAACCTAAATCAAACCAAAGAAAACTATGTAAAGCAATTTCTTCCGTACGGCTGATTGCATGGT
This window contains:
- the jag gene encoding RNA-binding cell elongation regulator Jag/EloR translates to MKKVTATGQSVEEAVNLALAQLNSTKDRVEIEIEDEGKKGFFGLFGARKAIVHVTLPADPIEETLGFLKNVSVEMGVNAQIDVTRKGKNVTFHLSGDKIALLIGKRGQTLNSLQYLAQLVANRYSKQFLNITVDAEDYRNRRNDTLIQLAERMANKAMKTGKAVSLEPMPSYERKVIHNALLDYPKIKTTSSGTEPYRHLVITPLK
- the mnmE gene encoding tRNA uridine-5-carboxymethylaminomethyl(34) synthesis GTPase MnmE → MEFDTITAISTPLGEGAIAIVRISGDEAIEIADRIFKGPGGKGLLDVKSHTIHYGHLIQPKTGEIIEEVMVSVMMGPKTFTREDVVEINCHGGIVSVNRVLQLILSQGARLAEPGEFTKRAFLNGRIDLSQAEAVMDLIRAKTDKAMNVALGQMEGRLSKLIQNLRQEILQTLAQVEVNIDYPEYDDVEEMTHRLFLEKGSYVKNEIEKLLHTAQQGKILRDGLATVIIGRPNVGKSSLLNSLVHENKAIVTDIPGTTRDVIEEYVNVRGVPLKLVDTAGIRETEDIVERIGVERSRAVLKEADLILLVLNYSDDFTAEDEKLFQAVEGMDVIVIINKTDLPQKIDMAKVKEKAASHKVVSTSLLEDRGVDELEEAIASLFFEGSLETGDLTYVSNARHIALLGQALQSIEDAIDAIEMGTPVDLVQIDFTKAWEILGEIIGESVQDNLINQLFSQFCLGK
- the mnmG gene encoding tRNA uridine-5-carboxymethylaminomethyl(34) synthesis enzyme MnmG; amino-acid sequence: MQYEAGSYDVIVIGAGHAGSEAGLAAARVGAKTLMITINLDMVAFMPCNPSVGGPAKGIVVREIDALGGEMGRNIDKTHIQMRMLNTAKGPAVRALRAQADKFLYQQEMKKTIEDQENLTLIQGMVEELIVENDVCTGVITKTGAVYRAKTVVITTGTYLRGEIILGELKYSSGPNNQQPSIRLSEHLEQLGFDLVRFKTGTPPRVNSSSIDYSKTEIQPGDEVPRAFSYETTKFITDQLPCWLTYTNEGTHQLIDENLHRSPMYSGMIKGTGPRYCPSIEDKVVRFNDKPRHQIFLEPEGRNTKEVYVQGLSTSLPEDVQVKILQTIPGLEKAEMMRAGYAIEYDAIVPTQLWPTLETKKIKNLYTAGQINGTSGYEEAAGQGLMAGINAGLNAMGKEELILSRSDAYIGVLIDDLVTKGTNEPYRLLTSRAEYRLLLRHDNADLRLTEIGFNIGMIKEERYNRFLMKKEAVEMEKERLKSNFIKPTKEVQEVITASGGSELKDGIRASDLLKRPEMDYSHIQKLAPSDVELSDEVTEQVEIQIKYEGYIEKSLQQVDRLKKMENKKIPENIDYDAISGLATEARQKLKQVHPLSVAQASRISGVNPADVSILLVYLEQGKIARVSQ